One stretch of Natronobacterium gregoryi SP2 DNA includes these proteins:
- the phnD gene encoding phosphate/phosphite/phosphonate ABC transporter substrate-binding protein, whose protein sequence is MADRHATQSGRSSRRTFVLATGTIATSLLAGCLDGDDGGGQAGAGLGGDSGSDSGEPRDPMLSTDFDPENPDWENNNYLGGLIDENDFVRGTEFDLENMGDRGRTEAVYGTEPRDHPDDPSAWIDPDPIVYADLPREDSEQAYADQLEPMIEKLEAETGRSVEFQTIESYAAVVEGMRSERIHIANFATGNTPFGVNMAGMVPLAMGIEGDGEFGYRLLAITRAGLDDIQSVEDFNDFRAAHTEESSNSGNQAPSALFDEHFGLTRGENYDPEMSGGHEQSARGIAYGDYDCGPICSTCIERTIDAVDDISWDDFKVVWAADPFPSGPVGYRYNLHEEIIEGARETFLNTDWSGTVFGEEAGYPTYVEVDYVNHWHDVMLNQQYNGVEYDEANL, encoded by the coding sequence ATGGCAGACAGACACGCGACTCAGAGCGGACGGTCCTCGAGACGAACTTTCGTACTGGCGACCGGCACAATCGCCACGTCGCTTCTCGCCGGCTGTCTGGACGGGGACGACGGTGGAGGGCAGGCCGGGGCTGGTCTCGGCGGTGACAGCGGCAGTGATAGCGGCGAACCGCGAGACCCGATGCTCTCGACGGACTTCGACCCGGAGAACCCGGACTGGGAGAACAACAACTACCTCGGGGGGCTCATCGACGAGAACGACTTCGTTCGTGGGACCGAGTTCGACCTCGAGAACATGGGTGACCGTGGCCGTACCGAGGCCGTCTACGGTACCGAACCGCGCGACCACCCGGACGATCCGTCGGCGTGGATCGACCCGGACCCGATCGTGTACGCTGATCTACCCCGGGAAGACAGCGAACAGGCCTACGCCGATCAGCTGGAGCCGATGATCGAGAAACTCGAGGCGGAAACGGGTCGAAGCGTCGAGTTTCAGACGATCGAGAGTTATGCGGCGGTCGTCGAGGGGATGCGCTCCGAGCGAATCCACATCGCGAACTTCGCGACCGGCAACACGCCGTTCGGCGTGAACATGGCTGGGATGGTTCCCCTGGCGATGGGGATCGAGGGGGACGGCGAGTTCGGGTACCGACTGCTGGCGATCACCCGCGCGGGGCTGGACGACATACAGAGCGTCGAGGACTTCAACGACTTCCGGGCCGCACATACCGAAGAGTCGTCGAACTCGGGGAACCAGGCTCCGTCCGCGCTGTTCGACGAACACTTCGGGCTCACCAGAGGCGAGAACTACGACCCCGAGATGTCGGGCGGACACGAACAGTCCGCTCGCGGAATCGCATACGGGGACTACGACTGTGGCCCGATCTGTAGTACGTGTATCGAACGGACCATCGACGCGGTCGACGACATTAGCTGGGACGACTTCAAAGTCGTCTGGGCAGCCGACCCATTCCCGTCGGGCCCGGTTGGGTACCGGTACAACCTCCACGAAGAGATCATCGAGGGCGCTCGAGAGACCTTCCTGAACACGGACTGGTCGGGAACCGTCTTCGGTGAAGAGGCGGGCTATCCGACCTACGTGGAGGTCGACTACGTGAATCACTGGCACGACGTGATGCTCAATCAACAGTACAACGGGGTCGAGTACGACGAAGCGAACCTCTAG